The following coding sequences lie in one Nitrospirota bacterium genomic window:
- a CDS encoding bifunctional 3,4-dihydroxy-2-butanone-4-phosphate synthase/GTP cyclohydrolase II, with the protein MEKHRFNTIEEALDDIAKGRMVILVDDEDRENEGDLCMAAEKVTPEAINFMAKYGRGLICLSLTPQRVEELKLPMMTDDNTSSFGTAFTVSIEAKKGVTTGISAQDRAITILTAINPKSGAEDIARPGHVFPLRAKPGGVLQRAGQTEGSVDLARLAGLTPAGVICEIMNDDGTMARVPQLMEFAKKHTMKIITVKDLIQYRMRTERFVRRVAEVQMPTKYGGEFKAVAYANDFDANVHIALVKGDISPEDKVLVRVHSECLTGDVFGSKRCDCGDQLHKAMEVMKHEGKGVILYMRQEGRGIGLANKLRAYELQDKGLDTVEANLKLGFKPDLRDYGIGAQILVDLGIRKMRLLTNNPKKIIGLEGYGLKVVERVPVECSPHDKNIVYLQTKKKKLGHMLENV; encoded by the coding sequence ATGGAGAAGCATAGATTCAATACCATAGAAGAGGCCTTGGACGATATCGCCAAAGGCAGGATGGTCATTCTCGTCGATGACGAGGACCGGGAGAACGAGGGGGACCTCTGCATGGCGGCGGAAAAGGTGACGCCCGAAGCGATCAATTTCATGGCAAAGTACGGCAGGGGTCTCATCTGCCTGTCCCTGACGCCGCAGCGTGTCGAGGAGCTGAAGCTTCCCATGATGACCGATGACAACACCTCATCGTTCGGCACCGCCTTCACCGTCTCGATAGAGGCCAAGAAAGGCGTCACCACCGGCATCTCCGCCCAGGACAGGGCGATAACGATCCTGACTGCCATCAACCCGAAGTCGGGCGCCGAGGATATAGCGCGACCGGGCCATGTCTTCCCGCTGCGCGCGAAGCCCGGAGGGGTTCTGCAGCGCGCCGGACAGACCGAGGGGTCCGTCGACCTCGCGCGGCTCGCCGGGCTCACCCCGGCGGGAGTGATCTGCGAGATCATGAACGACGACGGCACCATGGCGCGGGTGCCCCAGCTGATGGAGTTTGCGAAGAAGCACACGATGAAGATCATTACGGTCAAGGACCTCATCCAGTACCGGATGCGGACGGAACGGTTTGTCCGGCGGGTGGCTGAGGTCCAGATGCCTACGAAGTACGGCGGCGAGTTCAAGGCGGTCGCCTATGCGAACGATTTCGACGCCAACGTGCATATAGCCCTCGTAAAGGGAGATATTTCTCCGGAGGACAAGGTGCTGGTGAGGGTCCACTCCGAGTGCCTGACCGGCGACGTCTTCGGCTCGAAGCGCTGCGACTGCGGCGACCAGCTCCACAAGGCGATGGAGGTCATGAAGCACGAGGGAAAGGGCGTGATCCTCTATATGCGCCAGGAGGGCAGGGGCATCGGCCTCGCCAACAAGCTCAGGGCGTACGAGCTCCAGGACAAGGGACTCGATACGGTCGAGGCAAACCTCAAGCTCGGCTTCAAGCCCGACCTCAGGGACTACGGCATCGGCGCCCAGATCCTCGTGGACCTCGGCATCCGGAAGATGCGGCTGCTGACGAACAACCCGAAGAAGATCATAGGGCTCGAGGGGTACGGACTGAAAGTGGTCGAGAGGGTCCCGGTGGAGTGCTCGCCGCATGACAAGAACATCGTCTACCTGCAGACGAAGAAGAAGAAGCTGGGGCACATGCTGGAGAACGTGTAA
- a CDS encoding 5'-3' exonuclease H3TH domain-containing protein: MNLYLIDGSSYFYRAYHAIKRLSTSKGFPTNAIYGFTSMILKIIRDKKPDGLAIVFDSPLPTERHRLYEQYKAHRPEMPDDLALQIPPIKEIITAFRIPSIEAPGCEADDLIGAAAKKAARQGAKVFIVSGDKDMMQLVDKAIVMYDPMKDLLIDEAAVKERFGMEPERIVEVMALTGDAVDNIPGVKGIGEKTAKDLLAEAGGLEELLAHPERIKNERHRKMIMENIDTIRLSKTLATIDIRLPVEIDPGDLVLAEPDWPALLRYFTEFELKSFMKLVPARGYAQRGSYITLTRREQLCEFLGLGSRG, translated from the coding sequence ATGAACCTTTATCTGATAGACGGGAGCTCCTATTTCTACCGCGCCTACCACGCCATCAAGCGGCTGAGCACCTCCAAAGGGTTCCCGACCAACGCCATTTACGGCTTCACCAGCATGATCCTGAAGATCATCAGGGACAAGAAGCCGGACGGCCTGGCGATCGTCTTCGACTCTCCCCTTCCCACCGAACGCCACCGGCTCTATGAGCAGTACAAGGCCCACCGGCCCGAGATGCCCGACGATCTCGCGCTCCAGATCCCGCCGATCAAGGAGATCATCACGGCCTTCCGCATCCCCTCGATCGAGGCCCCCGGCTGCGAAGCGGACGACCTCATCGGCGCCGCGGCCAAAAAGGCGGCACGACAGGGAGCGAAGGTCTTTATCGTGAGCGGCGACAAGGACATGATGCAGCTCGTGGACAAGGCGATCGTGATGTATGATCCCATGAAAGACCTGCTCATCGACGAGGCTGCGGTGAAGGAGCGGTTCGGCATGGAGCCGGAGAGGATAGTCGAGGTCATGGCCCTGACCGGCGATGCCGTGGATAACATACCGGGCGTGAAAGGCATAGGCGAAAAGACCGCGAAGGACCTCCTCGCCGAAGCGGGAGGACTCGAGGAGCTCCTCGCCCATCCCGAGAGGATAAAGAACGAACGCCACCGGAAGATGATCATGGAGAATATCGATACCATCCGGTTGAGCAAGACCCTCGCGACGATAGATATTCGCCTCCCGGTCGAGATCGATCCCGGCGACCTGGTGCTTGCCGAGCCCGACTGGCCGGCGCTCCTCCGCTACTTTACGGAGTTCGAGCTCAAGAGCTTCATGAAGCTCGTCCCTGCCCGGGGATATGCGCAGCGGGGGAGTTACATCACCCTGACCCGCAGGGAGCAGCTCTGCGAGTTCCTGGGCCTGGGGAGCAGGGGATGA
- a CDS encoding adenylate/guanylate cyclase domain-containing protein has product MRNRRAVTGIALGITVLMVILSILKPAPLELLENKLLDARFRLRPSLVHSDAVVIAAIDEKSIARLGRWPWDRALLARLVRQLDWSGAAVIVSDVLLSEPEQNDPLLAEAMSEAGNVLLPVAFDFHRDSPSPAGERLASSSISVAGRELFAASSPISAKGVLMPVRELSGEAAGLGHITIVPDDDGAVRWELMAVEYNGGLYPSIDLSAAAFYLGIPPERIVVEATKGVRLGDRYIPTDRWGRTLINYHAPAQTFRRISIVDILDGASDPKLFQDRIVLIGATDAVGIHDLRATPLAPAAPGVEKHASVIASIIENKFLRQTSLHLDAALILLSGLLLALLLPRFRAAAAAGAAAGLLAALLAFTYYLFAYKGLWTPVAYPSLNVLLIFIGVITGNYAAEERSARRIRALFSSYVAERVVDELIKHPEAARVGGERREVTVLFADLRGFTGFAEKRPPEEVVALLNEHFGVLTNVVLKWEGTLDKFVGDALLAFWGAPLQQPDHAERALRCALEMAAALEALREKWRAEGKPPLACGIGMNTGEVVVGNIGAAERKMEYTVIGDHVNLASRVESLTGKYTAQIIITEFTLAKVRRALDEQRIAQVTVKGLDRVIVKGREQPVTIYEVIHHEHGTPSRVIEYGQEFTGALSV; this is encoded by the coding sequence ATGAGGAACCGCCGGGCAGTTACCGGCATTGCCCTCGGCATAACAGTGCTCATGGTCATCCTGAGCATCCTCAAGCCGGCTCCGCTCGAGCTCCTCGAAAACAAGCTCCTCGATGCACGCTTCAGGCTGCGCCCCTCCCTTGTCCACAGCGATGCCGTCGTCATTGCCGCCATCGATGAAAAGAGCATCGCCAGGCTCGGCAGATGGCCGTGGGACCGAGCTCTACTGGCCCGGCTCGTACGGCAGCTCGACTGGTCGGGGGCTGCGGTCATCGTATCCGATGTCCTTCTGAGCGAGCCGGAGCAGAACGACCCCCTGCTCGCAGAGGCGATGAGTGAGGCGGGGAATGTACTGCTCCCTGTCGCGTTCGACTTTCACCGGGATTCGCCCTCCCCTGCAGGGGAACGCCTCGCCTCCTCGTCGATCTCCGTTGCCGGCCGGGAGCTCTTCGCTGCATCCTCCCCGATTTCCGCAAAGGGGGTCCTCATGCCGGTTCGCGAGCTGAGCGGGGAGGCTGCGGGGCTGGGGCACATCACCATAGTGCCGGACGATGACGGCGCCGTACGGTGGGAGCTCATGGCTGTCGAATATAACGGGGGACTCTATCCTTCAATCGACCTGTCGGCCGCAGCCTTCTACCTCGGCATCCCTCCGGAGCGTATCGTTGTCGAGGCGACAAAAGGGGTTCGCCTCGGGGACCGTTACATCCCGACCGATAGATGGGGCCGTACGCTTATCAACTACCATGCCCCGGCGCAGACGTTCCGCCGCATCTCGATAGTCGACATCCTGGACGGCGCCTCCGACCCGAAGCTCTTCCAGGACAGGATCGTCCTCATCGGCGCTACGGACGCAGTGGGTATTCATGACCTGAGGGCCACGCCTCTCGCCCCTGCCGCTCCCGGCGTCGAAAAGCATGCGAGCGTCATCGCCTCGATCATCGAGAACAAGTTCCTGCGGCAGACCTCTCTTCACCTTGATGCGGCGCTCATCCTTTTGAGCGGGCTGCTCCTCGCCCTTCTGCTCCCCCGTTTCCGGGCTGCGGCTGCAGCAGGCGCCGCTGCAGGGCTGCTCGCCGCCCTCCTCGCTTTTACCTACTATCTGTTCGCTTATAAAGGGCTCTGGACTCCCGTCGCCTATCCCTCGCTGAATGTGCTGCTCATATTCATAGGGGTCATTACCGGGAACTACGCCGCAGAGGAAAGGAGCGCCCGCAGGATACGCGCCCTCTTCTCGAGCTACGTGGCCGAGCGTGTCGTCGATGAGCTGATCAAGCATCCCGAAGCAGCCCGGGTGGGAGGGGAGCGGCGCGAAGTGACGGTGCTGTTTGCCGATCTGCGCGGCTTCACCGGCTTTGCCGAAAAGCGTCCGCCCGAGGAGGTGGTCGCGCTGCTCAACGAGCATTTCGGCGTGTTGACGAACGTCGTGCTCAAATGGGAGGGAACCCTCGACAAATTCGTCGGCGACGCCCTGCTCGCCTTCTGGGGGGCGCCCCTGCAGCAGCCGGACCATGCGGAGCGCGCCCTCCGGTGCGCCCTCGAGATGGCCGCAGCGCTCGAAGCGCTCAGGGAGAAGTGGAGAGCGGAAGGGAAGCCGCCGCTCGCCTGCGGCATCGGCATGAATACCGGAGAGGTGGTGGTAGGGAACATCGGCGCTGCAGAGAGGAAAATGGAGTATACGGTCATCGGAGACCATGTGAATCTCGCCTCGCGGGTGGAGTCATTGACCGGGAAGTATACTGCGCAGATCATCATTACCGAATTCACCCTGGCCAAGGTAAGGAGAGCTCTCGATGAGCAGCGTATCGCGCAGGTGACGGTCAAGGGCCTCGACCGGGTCATCGTAAAAGGCAGGGAACAGCCGGTAACCATTTACGAGGTCATTCATCACGAGCACGGGACGCCCTCACGGGTGATCGAATACGGGCAGGAGTTTACCGGCGCCCTGAGTGTATAG
- the lepA gene encoding translation elongation factor 4 translates to MSKNIRNFSIIAHIDHGKSTLADRLLEYTGALSSREMMAQVLDSMDLERERGITIKAHAVRLSYTAEDGTPYILNLIDTPGHVDFSYEVSRSLASCEGSLLVVDATQGVEAQTLANTYLAVEHNHEIIPVINKIDLPGAEPERVKEQIEEAIGIDCSEAVLASAKEGIGTREILEAIVKKVPPPRGSDEAPLKALIFDSWFDNYQGVVVLVRIFEGVVRPGMKMRLMAAGKEYEITKVGVFTPKMTEAAELTAGEVGYIIAGIKTVGDTKIGDTITDANRPADKPLAGYKEIKPMVFSGLYPVETHQYEDLKGALEKLRLNDASFSYEPETSSALGFGFRCGFLGLLHMEIIKERLEREFGLSLITTAPTVVYRVTTADGSVLSVDNPSSLPDRFETIEEPYVKVTVFVPQTYVGQILELCQDKRGVQKEFSFISRDRIMVAYEIPLNEILWDFYDKLKSVSRGYASMDYEFIGYRESKLVKLDLLINGEPVDALSLIVHADRAYYKGRQIAERLREVIPRQLFEIAIQAAIGGKIIARESVKAMRKNVLAKCYGGDITRKRKLLEKQKEGKKRMKQIGRIEIPQEAFLSVLKVQE, encoded by the coding sequence ATGTCGAAGAACATAAGGAATTTTTCCATAATCGCCCATATCGACCACGGGAAGTCGACCCTGGCCGACCGGCTCCTCGAGTATACGGGGGCCCTGAGCTCCCGCGAGATGATGGCCCAGGTGCTCGATTCAATGGACCTGGAGCGGGAGCGGGGGATCACGATCAAGGCCCATGCGGTGCGGCTCTCCTACACGGCCGAGGACGGGACCCCGTACATCCTGAACCTCATCGATACGCCGGGCCATGTGGACTTCTCGTACGAGGTCTCGCGGAGCCTCGCGTCCTGCGAAGGGAGCCTCCTCGTCGTCGATGCAACCCAGGGGGTCGAGGCGCAGACCCTCGCCAACACCTATCTCGCGGTCGAGCACAACCACGAAATCATCCCGGTCATCAACAAGATAGACCTGCCGGGCGCCGAGCCGGAGCGGGTGAAGGAGCAGATCGAAGAGGCGATCGGCATCGACTGCTCGGAGGCGGTGCTCGCCAGCGCGAAGGAGGGCATCGGCACCAGGGAGATCCTCGAGGCGATCGTCAAGAAGGTCCCTCCGCCCCGGGGGAGCGACGAAGCGCCGCTCAAGGCGCTCATCTTCGATTCATGGTTCGACAACTATCAGGGGGTGGTCGTGCTGGTGAGGATATTTGAAGGGGTCGTGCGCCCCGGCATGAAGATGCGCCTGATGGCAGCGGGCAAGGAGTATGAGATCACCAAGGTGGGGGTCTTTACGCCGAAGATGACGGAAGCGGCGGAGCTCACCGCAGGCGAGGTCGGCTATATCATTGCCGGCATAAAGACCGTGGGGGATACGAAGATCGGCGATACGATCACCGATGCGAACAGGCCCGCGGATAAGCCGCTGGCCGGGTACAAGGAAATAAAGCCGATGGTCTTTTCCGGGCTCTATCCGGTCGAGACGCACCAGTACGAGGACCTGAAGGGCGCGCTCGAAAAGCTGCGGCTGAACGACGCCTCCTTCAGCTACGAGCCCGAGACATCGTCCGCCCTGGGGTTCGGGTTCCGGTGCGGCTTCCTGGGGCTCCTGCACATGGAGATCATCAAGGAGCGGCTCGAGCGGGAGTTCGGCCTCTCGCTGATCACGACCGCGCCGACGGTCGTCTACCGGGTGACGACCGCGGACGGCAGCGTGCTCTCCGTCGATAACCCCAGCAGCCTTCCCGACCGGTTCGAGACCATCGAAGAGCCCTACGTGAAAGTGACCGTCTTCGTGCCGCAGACCTATGTCGGCCAGATCCTCGAGCTCTGCCAGGACAAACGCGGGGTGCAGAAGGAGTTTTCGTTCATCAGCAGGGACCGCATCATGGTCGCCTACGAGATACCGCTCAACGAGATCCTCTGGGATTTCTACGATAAGCTCAAGTCCGTCTCGCGGGGGTACGCCTCGATGGATTACGAGTTCATCGGCTACCGGGAGTCGAAGCTCGTCAAGCTCGACCTGCTGATCAACGGCGAGCCGGTCGACGCCCTCTCGTTGATCGTGCATGCCGACCGGGCGTATTATAAAGGCAGGCAGATCGCGGAACGGCTTCGCGAGGTCATTCCCCGGCAGCTCTTCGAGATTGCCATTCAGGCTGCCATAGGCGGCAAGATCATCGCGCGGGAGAGCGTCAAGGCGATGCGGAAGAACGTCCTCGCCAAGTGCTACGGCGGCGACATCACGAGGAAGAGGAAGCTCCTCGAAAAGCAGAAAGAGGGGAAGAAGCGGATGAAGCAGATCGGGAGGATCGAGATCCCCCAGGAGGCCTTCCTCTCGGTGCTGAAGGTGCAGGAGTAA
- a CDS encoding riboflavin synthase, protein MFTGLIIELGEVVALDRRDDSARLSIRGREVVKDAAIGDSIAINGVCLTVVTIDREVLSFDVSYETLKSTNLGVLKRGDRVNLEPSLKPDSKLGGHFVTGHVDGIGRVRSKTPLGNAVRVEIEAPENVVRYLVGKGSVAIDGISLTVVDVLKDAFTVVIIPHTASMTTIGIKSTGETVNLEPDILAKYVAKFLQIDTGKDASLMSALKRSGFI, encoded by the coding sequence ATGTTTACCGGATTGATCATAGAGCTCGGAGAGGTGGTCGCCCTCGACCGGAGGGACGACAGCGCCCGGCTGTCGATACGGGGCCGCGAGGTGGTGAAGGATGCCGCGATCGGCGACAGCATCGCGATCAACGGCGTCTGTCTCACCGTGGTGACCATCGACAGGGAGGTGCTCTCCTTCGATGTCTCGTACGAGACGCTCAAAAGCACCAACCTCGGCGTCCTGAAGAGGGGAGACCGCGTCAACCTCGAGCCTTCGCTCAAACCCGATTCGAAACTGGGCGGCCATTTTGTTACCGGCCATGTCGACGGCATAGGCCGGGTCCGCTCGAAGACTCCCCTCGGCAATGCGGTGAGGGTCGAGATCGAGGCGCCGGAGAATGTTGTGCGGTATCTCGTGGGAAAGGGCTCGGTCGCCATTGACGGGATCAGCCTGACGGTCGTCGATGTCCTGAAGGACGCCTTCACCGTCGTTATCATCCCCCATACCGCATCGATGACCACCATCGGGATCAAGAGCACCGGGGAAACGGTCAACCTCGAGCCCGATATCCTCGCCAAGTACGTGGCGAAGTTCCTCCAGATCGACACCGGCAAGGATGCCTCGCTCATGTCGGCGCTCAAACGATCAGGCTTCATTTAG
- a CDS encoding ROK family protein, with protein sequence MAKKYVAGIDIGGTNIRAALITLNGEVVEKAKAATGKDPVAVVHKLLESVYVPHAREVCGIGVAVAGVVDRENGVVLRSPNIQKLDNIPIAAEIRKWYKTCVVIENDANAAAYGEKLVGAGKDFRSFVVLTLGTGIGGGIVIQDKLLPVAAEVGHMSISAGGQQCPCGNVGCLELYASATAVINHAIAEIEKGKSSLLKDYHNGNFYKIKAEDVYKAALDGDVLARTVLRDAGKSLGIGIANMINLLSPDAIILTGGLTGAWNIYGEAAVQEASRRAFKELYSRVKIIPSSQSDDAGMIGASHLAFEACKSDR encoded by the coding sequence ATGGCAAAAAAATATGTTGCAGGTATCGATATTGGCGGTACCAATATCAGGGCAGCCCTCATCACCCTCAACGGCGAGGTCGTCGAAAAGGCGAAAGCGGCGACGGGGAAAGATCCCGTTGCGGTGGTGCACAAGCTCTTAGAGTCGGTCTATGTGCCGCATGCGAGGGAGGTGTGCGGTATCGGTGTTGCGGTTGCAGGGGTCGTGGACCGGGAGAACGGCGTGGTGCTGCGCTCCCCCAACATCCAGAAGCTCGACAATATCCCTATCGCGGCTGAAATCAGGAAATGGTACAAGACCTGTGTCGTCATCGAGAACGACGCGAATGCCGCAGCCTATGGCGAAAAGCTCGTCGGAGCGGGAAAGGACTTCAGAAGCTTCGTCGTGCTGACGCTCGGCACCGGGATCGGCGGCGGCATCGTTATCCAGGACAAGCTCCTGCCGGTCGCCGCGGAGGTAGGCCACATGAGCATCAGCGCCGGGGGGCAGCAGTGTCCCTGCGGCAACGTGGGCTGTCTCGAGCTCTATGCGTCGGCCACGGCGGTGATCAACCACGCCATCGCCGAAATAGAAAAGGGCAAGAGCAGTCTCCTGAAGGACTATCATAACGGTAATTTTTATAAGATAAAGGCCGAGGATGTTTACAAGGCGGCGCTCGACGGCGACGTCCTTGCCCGGACGGTCCTCAGGGATGCGGGAAAGAGCCTCGGCATCGGCATCGCGAATATGATCAACCTCCTGAGCCCCGATGCGATCATCCTCACCGGCGGGCTCACCGGCGCCTGGAACATCTACGGCGAAGCCGCGGTCCAGGAGGCCTCCCGACGGGCCTTCAAGGAGCTGTACAGCAGAGTAAAAATCATCCCCTCCTCCCAGAGCGACGATGCCGGCATGATCGGCGCATCACATCTCGCTTTCGAGGCGTGCAAGAGCGACCGGTGA
- a CDS encoding 3',5'-cyclic-nucleotide phosphodiesterase — MKIRVLGCSGAELPGHNLSGFLLDGTILFDAGSAAAALDRRGQSKIGHIFITHAHLDHIRGIPFLADNITIERRRQQVAVISIPPVLRTIRKNLLNNALWPDFSTIPDHESAVLRYLPLTEGQAVAAGDFSITPYRVHHSVPAVGYLVEDRGKRRFFYTGDTGPTPATWKKLGDRPLHGLIIEVSFPNRMSELAVTTGHLSPLLLKEELGRLPHLPETIYITHLKPQLAGTIKKELDKLNLRNLRLLREGETITL, encoded by the coding sequence ATGAAGATCAGAGTTCTCGGCTGCTCGGGAGCGGAGCTCCCGGGCCATAACCTCTCGGGCTTCCTGCTGGACGGTACGATCCTCTTTGATGCAGGCAGCGCCGCCGCCGCGCTCGACAGGAGGGGACAGTCGAAGATCGGGCATATCTTCATCACCCATGCGCACCTCGACCATATCAGGGGCATCCCGTTCCTCGCGGATAACATCACCATCGAAAGGAGGAGGCAGCAGGTCGCTGTCATCAGCATCCCCCCTGTTCTGCGGACCATAAGAAAGAATCTCCTCAATAACGCCTTGTGGCCCGATTTTTCGACCATCCCGGATCACGAGAGCGCGGTGCTGAGATACCTCCCTCTCACGGAGGGGCAGGCGGTCGCTGCCGGGGACTTCTCGATCACGCCGTACCGGGTACACCACTCGGTTCCGGCTGTCGGCTATCTCGTCGAGGACCGCGGGAAACGGCGCTTCTTTTACACCGGCGATACCGGCCCCACCCCTGCAACATGGAAGAAGCTCGGCGACCGTCCGCTGCACGGCCTGATTATCGAGGTCTCTTTCCCGAACCGGATGAGCGAGCTGGCGGTCACGACAGGCCACCTCTCCCCGCTCCTCCTCAAAGAGGAGCTCGGAAGGCTGCCGCACCTGCCCGAAACGATCTATATCACCCACCTGAAACCGCAGCTTGCAGGGACCATAAAGAAAGAGCTGGACAAGCTCAACCTGAGAAATCTCAGGCTGTTGAGAGAGGGGGAGACAATTACGTTATAG
- the lepB gene encoding signal peptidase I, giving the protein MNQKKLWEYTKAIGTALILALIIRAYVVQAFKIPSGSMIPTLLIGDHILVNKFIYGTTIPFTDNRVLVLAKPERGDIVVFKYPEDPSKDFIKRVVGVEGDVVEARNKAVFVNGKRVVEPYVQYTDASVRMGGMEPRDNFGPYLVPKGRIFVMGDNRDQSYDSRYWGYVDTKLLKGKAFIIYWSWDKIKSFPRFGRIGQLVH; this is encoded by the coding sequence ATGAACCAGAAAAAACTTTGGGAATATACGAAGGCGATCGGTACGGCGCTCATTCTTGCGCTGATCATCAGGGCCTATGTCGTGCAGGCCTTCAAGATACCGTCGGGCTCCATGATACCGACGCTGCTGATCGGCGATCACATCCTGGTGAACAAGTTCATTTACGGCACCACGATCCCGTTCACCGATAACCGCGTGCTGGTCCTCGCAAAGCCCGAACGGGGCGATATCGTGGTCTTCAAGTATCCCGAAGACCCCAGCAAGGATTTCATAAAAAGGGTTGTCGGTGTCGAGGGGGACGTCGTCGAAGCGCGCAACAAAGCGGTTTTTGTCAACGGGAAGCGCGTTGTCGAGCCCTACGTGCAGTACACCGATGCCTCGGTGCGCATGGGCGGCATGGAGCCCCGGGACAATTTCGGCCCCTACCTCGTGCCGAAGGGCAGGATCTTCGTGATGGGAGACAACCGGGACCAGAGCTACGACAGCCGGTACTGGGGTTATGTGGATACGAAGCTGCTCAAGGGCAAGGCGTTCATCATTTACTGGTCCTGGGATAAGATAAAGAGCTTCCCCCGGTTCGGACGGATCGGGCAGCTCGTTCATTAG